Below is a genomic region from Criblamydia sequanensis CRIB-18.
GTTCTCTGTAAGGGCTTTTTTTTGCCCTCAAGTTTTTTATATTTAGGCTATGAAGATTTTTTTTCACCTATTTTAATTAGTAAAAAAAAGTCTTCTTTCTTATATGTGAAGATTTTTCACTCTTAGATTAAATCGATCGAATATTTTTAGTTAAGTTTCCTAAGAAAAGGGATTTTTTTTAATTCGTTAAATACATCTTCAGAAATTTCAGCATCTGCGAGAAACTCTTTTGGATACGCGCCCCAACTTCCCCCATTCTTTATTAGAAATTTTATGATTTCCTGAGAGGCCCCTAGTTTAATGCACCATTCAATAATTCCTACTTCACCCCCAAGATAGGCGGGCAACTCTACATTGATAGGGGCTTTATGAGTGACTAAGGCTTGAATGGTTTCTAAATTGCAACCGGCTTGGATTGCAAGGGGAAGAATATAACTTTCTTGAGGGATAGACCTGGACATTTTTTTTAGTTTGCTAAGGGTAAATCGGAATGCGGCGTGTTTGGAAGTCAAACTTCTCTCATCGTTACAATAGGCATATATGGAGGATAGTTCAAACTCATTTTCCTCCTTAAACCAGTACGAAAGTTTTTTTTGCTTGATCGTGGGCTTTGAAAGGAGCGCTTCACTCACTCTTTCAATAGCTATTCTTAAAATAGATAAAATTTCTTTATTATTCTTTGGTTTTTCATAGCTTAGAGGAAAATATCCCGATACAAAATCAATCACCTCATGGATTTCTTTAAGAACTTCGTTATCTTTCGCGTTCCTTCGCACTCTTCCAAGAAGACTTTGAGCCAAGATAATAGCATATTCATTAGTCTTTAAGAGAAAGTTTACTATTTGATCAAAACGAAGGCAAACGAGGCGGGTAGTCTTCAGCTCATCTGGAGACAGATGAAAGAAAATCGCAGCTATTAGTTCATCTGGCACGACACTTGTATAATTTGGTGTTTCCATAATTATCCTTAAATTTTATTAACTAATTTGTTAATAACAGTAAGGAAAAATTATTATAACTTAAAAGAATGGTTGTGCCTGAAGCTCGGTGAGTTTATTCATTAAGGCTTCTTCTGAAAAAGGAAAAGCGGAGCCAAGCTTTAATTTTTCAGATCTCCAAAGACAAGATTGTTGATCAAGAAGAAACCCTTTGAAAAGGACAAGTCTAAGCGAGTCTATTGTAAGAGAGAAGTTCAAATGTCTTGAAAAAGCCTCTATAGTTCTTCTTAAGGTTAATTGAAAGGCGCTATTTTCTAACCCTTCTAAGGGTTTTGAATAAGCTATGACTGAATAAAAAACGTCATTTAACCCATGACGATGTAGAATTTTTCCTCGTTCATAAAAAAGGGATCTCATTTTTAAAAGAGAATTTTCTTTTGTTTTTCCAATAAGCAAAAATTGTCCTGACTCAGTAATCGTTAAAGAAGTTTCTCCATTAAACGAAATTTCGAAAGGGGGGCTATTTTCAATAATAGAGGGGGCGTAATCCATAAACGTCTTTTTTTCTGGCGACTTTGGTTTCCCCCTTTCTTCAAGAAGAGAACTAAAAAGTTTTTGAGGTTCTTTCTCTCTTTGTATCTCAATAAGAGTAGCGTGCACTTGAAAATCCGAATCATAAAGGACTAAAGCTTTTTCCAACTCAAAAATCACAAATACTTTTTTAATAAGTTCTTGGGCTTCCTGGATCAGATTTTTCATTCGAGAATCTTGAAAAGGAAGCCCCATGACAAGGGTCATCCCAGCATACAAACTTGCATAATTCTGGTTGGTTTTCTCAACCTCCTCTAGTTTAAACAAAGGCGTTTGAGATTGTGAAGAACTTTGTAAGATCTGCATGGATTTTCCGTACTATTAGAAAATTAATTATTAAAAATAGAATTTTTACTAGAAATAATAGAAAGCTATAACTCTATTGTTTTTTTATTGGGGATCTGGTCCTTCAAACCTTCTAAAATGAATGTCCTTTTTTGTCTTTACTCGCAAGCCGAGCTTATGACTTATCAGAAATTTATACAAAAATCAATCGCAGAAAAGCATTATTAGAGTTTTAGCTTTTGGTGCTGCAAGAGATTTTCTAATTAAAACCAATCCCGATCTTTTAATTCATTTAGAGGGGTTAGAAGAAATAGGTGAGGAGACTCATCGAGAAGTCTGATATTTTTGTCCCAGGTTTTGGATCCGCTATTTAATTGGAGATTTTAAAGAAAATAACCCAAAAGTTGAAAATTTTTCAATTGGCTACTATGAGCCTTTTCAATCTTTTCAAGACCATGCGTTTGCAAACAGACTTTTCCAAAGAGAAGAACCCATTTCTCTTGATGCTCTTTTAGACCCATGCTTTGGAAAGGTAAAAAATTAGACAAAGCTATTCTTACTATATACTTGGCAAGGCATGCCCAAATAAATTTCAATATTCAAAAAAGGCCTGCAGCTTTTGTTGTAATCATTTATCAGATGGAAAAATGTTCCATAAAAGAAATGACTTGGATAACTTTCTTAAAAAGCCTTAAGCAAAATCGAAGAATGTCTTTTTACAGGAAATCTATTTGAAGCAAGGACCGGGGCTTTCTCATCATCATCAAATAAATCATCCGGACTTGTATTGGCTGTATTGACAATCAAATACCATCGTTGGCCCTTTGGGGGCTGTGGGAGTTGTGCTTGCGTGTCTGTTTCGCAAGCATTAAAAGCCGCATAAAAATAATGACCGTTTTCACGATCATCTTTAAAAGTACAGGCGATAAATTTGGTTTCCTCTTCCCAGTTAGGAAAGTAGGGTTTTTTACTATGCCAATCAACATCTTCATTGGTTAGAAAACGACCCATTCTAAAAATAGGGTATTTTTTTCGTAAGGAGATTAAGCCTTTATAAAAGCGATAGTAATCTTTTTTAGCTTCAAGCTCATCCCAAAGGAACCAATTAAGATCATTATCTTGACACCAACTATTATTGTTGCCATAGCGAGTATGACCATATTCATCTCCCATAAGCAACATGGGAACGCCTTGCGACAGCATTAAAGCAAGGTGGAAATTCTTCATTTGACGAAGGCGAAGCCTTAAAATTGCGGGATCTTTGGTTTCACCTTCAACCCCTGAGTTCCAACTTAAATTATTAGGATTACCATCCCTATCATCTTCCCCATTAGCAGAGTTATGTTTTTGATTATAGGAAACAAGGTCTCTTAGCGTGAAACCATCGTGGGCAGTAATGAAATTTATCGATGCTTTTGGAGATCTATTCCCAAAAATATCATCCGATCCGCAAAACCGTCTCGCAAAATCGCGGTTGACACCTCTATCCCCCTTGATAAATCGCCGCATGGTATCGCGGTATTGATCATTCCATTCACTCCATCTCTCTTCATCAGGATTAAATTGACCAAGCTTATATAAACCCTGGACATCCCACGGTTCTGCGATTAATTTTGTGTCTGCAAGCAATGGGTCTTCACTGATCTCTTCAATAAGTGGAGATAGCCCCAAAGCTTCTCCTTTAGTTCCCCGATTCATGATGGTCGCTAAATCAAATCGAAAACCATCCACATGCATTTCAGAAACCCAATAATGAAGGCAATCAATGATCATTTCACGAACAATCGGGTGATTGGAATTAAAAGTATTTCCGCATCCTGTAAAGTCCATAAATTTGGATCTTGAGTCCAGCATGTAATAAACAGGTAAGTCGATCCCTTTAAAGGAAAGGGTTGGCCCAAATTCGTTTCCTTCGGCGGTGTGGTTGAAGACAACATCCAAAATGACTTCAATCCCATTTTTATGCAGTTCACGAACCATAGTTTTAAATTCTTTAACGCATGAAGCAAAATCTTTCGAAGCTGCATATCGGCTCATCGGGGAAAAAAAGTTTACTGTAGAGTAGCCCCAATAGTTAAATAGCCTTGACCCGTTAAAGATATTATAGCGTTTAAACTCGCACTCGTTAAATTCGTGGATCGGAAGAAGCTCAACGGCATTGACACCAAGATCTAACAGGTAAGGGATTTTCTCGATAATTCCAAGGTAGGTGCCTGCATCTTTGACATTGCTTGAGGAGTGTTTTGTAAACCCTCGAACATGCATTTCATAAATAATTGTTTCTTCCATCGGGATTTTGAGAGGCTTATCATTTTGCCAATCAAAAGAGGGGTCTTTTAAAATGCACCCAAGAGGCTGATAGGGAACTTTATCATCCCCCCATTCCTGTCTTGCAAAAACAGCTTTGGCGTAAGGGTCTAAAACAGGGGTTTCGACATTTTCATAAAATTTTGTATATCGGCCTTTTTGTTTAATCTTAAAAGCATAGCAGCTATTATCCGGAATATTTGTGATAAAGGTATGCCAAACATCGCCTGTTTTGTTATTGTTTCTATCGAAAACAAATTCGCCAATGACTTTTCTTTCTAAATCATAAAGCAGCAAGGTTACTTCTTCAGCATGCCTTGAATAAAGGGCAAAATTGACACCGCCTTCTTGAGAGCTCGCCCCATAGGGAACAGGATTTCCCTCGGATTGGATCATTTCCGCCATATTTTAAAGTCCCTAATTTTCTTAGATATCTAACATATCAAAAGTTTTTTTCATAATCGCAATTTATTTACCTATTTTTTTTTAATTGAGCTATCGTGAAGTTACTTAAAGCTACCAAAAATAAGTTAAATTTAAGCGGTTTATATTTAAGAGGTTGTTTTGCATCGCGTGCCTGTTTCAACCTATCGTTTACAGCTAAACTACCTATTTGGCTTAAGGGACTGTTTGGGGTTACTGGATTATTTTCAGGAACTTGGGGTTGATTTCCTCTACCTTTCTCCTTTGTTTGCAGCTCGGAAAAAAAGCTTGCATGGTTATGATGTCGTTGATTTTTCAAGTATCAATTCAGAAATCGGGTCAGAAGAAGACTTAAAAAAACTCTCGGAAGAATTAAAGAAAAGAGAGATGGGTCTTCTTCTTGATTTTGTCCCAAATCATATGTGCGTAGAAAGCTTAGATAATAAGTGGTGGCAAGATATCCTTTTTCGGGGTGAAAAATCTATTTACTCAAAAGTGTTTGATATCGATTGGCAATCTGAAAAAAAGGAACTTAAAGGTAAAGTTCTGGTTCCCTTCCTCGGGATTCCTCTAGAAAAAGCATTAGAGAAAGGGGAAATTGAGGTTAAGACTTTCGATAATACTCCAAAACTTTGTTATTTTGAGTCTCAATACCCCATTTGTGAAGAAAGCACTCCCTTTTTAAAAGCCTTTCCCGAACTTGTTTTTCGCCAACATTATTTGCTTTCAGATTTTCATCGAGGCTTTGTTGATCTTAACTATAGAAGGTTTTTTTATATTACTGATTTAGCAGCTCTTAGGGTGGAGGTGCCGCAAGTCTTCGATGCGGTTCATGAAATTCTCTTTAAGTGGATAGATAAGGG
It encodes:
- a CDS encoding F-box protein, which codes for METPNYTSVVPDELIAAIFFHLSPDELKTTRLVCLRFDQIVNFLLKTNEYAIILAQSLLGRVRRNAKDNEVLKEIHEVIDFVSGYFPLSYEKPKNNKEILSILRIAIERVSEALLSKPTIKQKKLSYWFKEENEFELSSIYAYCNDERSLTSKHAAFRFTLSKLKKMSRSIPQESYILPLAIQAGCNLETIQALVTHKAPINVELPAYLGGEVGIIEWCIKLGASQEIIKFLIKNGGSWGAYPKEFLADAEISEDVFNELKKIPFLRKLN
- the glgX gene encoding glycogen debranching protein GlgX, producing the protein MAEMIQSEGNPVPYGASSQEGGVNFALYSRHAEEVTLLLYDLERKVIGEFVFDRNNNKTGDVWHTFITNIPDNSCYAFKIKQKGRYTKFYENVETPVLDPYAKAVFARQEWGDDKVPYQPLGCILKDPSFDWQNDKPLKIPMEETIIYEMHVRGFTKHSSSNVKDAGTYLGIIEKIPYLLDLGVNAVELLPIHEFNECEFKRYNIFNGSRLFNYWGYSTVNFFSPMSRYAASKDFASCVKEFKTMVRELHKNGIEVILDVVFNHTAEGNEFGPTLSFKGIDLPVYYMLDSRSKFMDFTGCGNTFNSNHPIVREMIIDCLHYWVSEMHVDGFRFDLATIMNRGTKGEALGLSPLIEEISEDPLLADTKLIAEPWDVQGLYKLGQFNPDEERWSEWNDQYRDTMRRFIKGDRGVNRDFARRFCGSDDIFGNRSPKASINFITAHDGFTLRDLVSYNQKHNSANGEDDRDGNPNNLSWNSGVEGETKDPAILRLRLRQMKNFHLALMLSQGVPMLLMGDEYGHTRYGNNNSWCQDNDLNWFLWDELEAKKDYYRFYKGLISLRKKYPIFRMGRFLTNEDVDWHSKKPYFPNWEEETKFIACTFKDDRENGHYFYAAFNACETDTQAQLPQPPKGQRWYLIVNTANTSPDDLFDDDEKAPVLASNRFPVKRHSSILLKAF